A stretch of the Nicotiana tabacum cultivar K326 chromosome 6, ASM71507v2, whole genome shotgun sequence genome encodes the following:
- the LOC107817638 gene encoding uncharacterized protein LOC107817638, with the protein MEKIETQPSEDGSSSVNAFAAVMGPEHPGRLRLYGRGVTRTSLKGKMGHFESSSNATIDLVQQMEERMTRMFEEQKEQFEKQKEQYEEQKRMMRQEILGDIFVQLQRSGLQIDPNILANLCARSPGEASSTQQVAIQPINRPSFGSNNQGEPNDQGGDESS; encoded by the exons ATGGAAAAAATTGAAACACAACCAAGTGAAGATGGTAGCAGTTCTGTTAATGCATTTGCAGCCGTTATGGGACCTGAACATCCGGGACGTCTTAGATTGTATGGACGAGGGGTTACAAGAACTTCTTTGAAAGGAAAAATGGGACATTTTGAATCCTCTTCAAATGCTACAATTGATCTGGtgcaacaaatggaagaaaggaTGACAAGAATGTTCGAGGAACAGAAGGAACAATTTGAGAAACAGAAGGAACAATATGAGGAACAAAAGAGAATGATGCGACAAGAAATTCTAGGAGATATCTTTGTACAGCTTCAGCGTTCTGGATTGCAAATTGATCCTAATATTTTAGCAAACTTGTGTGCTCGTTCACCAGGAGAAGCTTCGTCCACACAACAAGTAGCTATTCAACCAATCAACAGGCCATCTTTCGGCAGCAACAATCAAG GTGAACCAAATGATCAAGGGGGAGATGAAAGCAGTTAA